The genomic stretch TCCCCGTCGTCGCTGACTGCGACTGCGTAGCGATCGTCACGCCGTACCCCTGCGCGCCCGAACGCGATCCGAGCCCGCTCGTCGGCAACGGCTTCGCCGACCGGCACGAACTTGTGCGTGGTGTCCATGAAGGTCTCCTTCTTCGGTGAGCTCGAGCCTACACCGCTGCCCACATTCCCACTTGTGGCGTATGGGTTGAGGTATCCTTCTCGTGGGCGCGGGCCGCCCCGGGGCCTACTGCGCGAGCGGCCGACGCAGCGCGAGGCGGTAGCCTCGACGCATGCCGGACATAGATTGGAAGCCCCGCTCGCGCACCGTCACGGACGGCATCGAGGCCACGACGTCCCGCGGGATGCTGCGGGCAGTCGGGATGGGCGATGACGACTGGGAGAAGCCCCAGATCGGCATCGCGTCCTCCTGGAACGAGATCACCCCCTGCAACCTCTCGCTTGAGCGCCTGGCGCGCTCGGCGAAGGAGGGCGTGCACTCCGGCGGCGGCTACCCGCTCCAGTTCGGCACCATCTCGGTCTCGGACGGCATCTCGATGGGCCACGAGGGCATGCACTTCTCGCTCGTCTCGCGCGAGGTCATCGCCGACTCCGTCGAGACCGTGATGATGGCCGAGCGTCTCGACGGGACCGTCATGCTCGCGGGCTGCGACAAGTCGCTGCCCGGCATGCTGATGGCGGCGGCCCGCCTCGACCTGGCCGCCGTCTTCGTCTACGCGGGCTCGATCGCCCCGGGCTGGGTGAAACTCTCGGACGGCACCGAGAAGGACATCACGATCATCGACTCGTTCGAGGCGGTCGGCGGCGTCAAGGCGGGCATCATGTCGGCGGAGGATGCCAAGCGGATCGAGTGCGCGTTCGCCCCGGGTGAAGGCTCGTGCGGCGGGATGTACACCGCCAACACGATGGCCAGCGTCGCCGAGGCGCTCGGGATGAGCCTCCCCGGCTCCGCCTCGCCCGCTGCGGCCGACCGCCGCCGCGACTACTTCGCTCGCAAGTCCGGCGAGGCGGTCGTCGCACTGCTGCGCACCGGCACCACGGCGCGCGACATCCTCACCAAGGAGGCGTTCGAGAACGCAATTGCGGTTGCAATGGCATTCGGCGGCTCGACCAACGTCATCCTGCACCTGCTCGCGATCGCCAACGAGGCCGAGGTCGACCTCACGATCGACGACTTCAACCGCATCGGCGACACGATCCCGCACATCGGCGACCTCAAGCCCTTCGGGAAGTACGTGATGAACGATGTGGACCGCCACGGCGGCGTCCCCGCCGTGATGAAGGCGCTTCTGGACGCGGGGCTCCTGCACGGCGACTGCCTCACCGTCACTGGAAAGACCGTTGCCGAGAACCTCGCCGAGATGGACATCGCGCCGCTGGACGGCGAGGTCATCCGCACCCTCGACAACCCGATCCACGCGACCGGCGGTCTCACCATCCTCAAGGGCTCGCTCGCTCCGGAGGGAGCGGTGGTCAAGACCGCGGGGTTCGACGCCTCCGTCTTCGAGGGTCCGGCCCGCGTCTTCGAGCGCGAGCGCGGCGCGATGGACGCGTTAACCGAGGGCCGGATCGAGAAGGGCGACGTGGTGGTCATCCGCTACGAGGGTCCGAAGGGTGGCCCCGGTATGCGCGAAATGCTCGCCATCACCGCCGCCATCAAGGGGGCCGGGCTCGGAAAAGATGTACTACTGTTGACCGACGGACGATTTTCAGGCGGCACAACCGGCCTGTGCATCGGCCATATAGCTCCCGAATCGGTGGACGCAGGTCCCATCGCATTCGTTCGCGACGGAGACCCGATTCGGGTCGACATCGCCGCTCGCTCGATCGACCTACTCGTCGACGAGTCCGAGCTCGCCGCCCGCCGAGAAGGCTGGGCCCCGCTTCCCCCGCGGTACACCCGCGGAGTCCTCGCCAAGTACGCCAAGCTCGTCCGCTCGGCAGCCGAGGGCGCCGTCACCGGGTGACCCGGTCCGCTCCGGCCGGCCCCGCATCCGCGTCTCCCAGGCACTCGCCTCCGGCCCCTGCCCGCCGCCGCATCACCTCCTGAAGGAATCGACACTCGCATGACTCCGGATCCGTCCGCCGTGCAGCCCGCACCGACGCCCCAGCCACCTCGTCCCGCCCCTGCCCCGGGGGCCGCCCCCGCGGCCGAGGTCCTCACCGGAGCGCAGGCGGTCGTCCGCTCGCTCGAAA from Rathayibacter rathayi encodes the following:
- the ilvD gene encoding dihydroxy-acid dehydratase; translation: MPDIDWKPRSRTVTDGIEATTSRGMLRAVGMGDDDWEKPQIGIASSWNEITPCNLSLERLARSAKEGVHSGGGYPLQFGTISVSDGISMGHEGMHFSLVSREVIADSVETVMMAERLDGTVMLAGCDKSLPGMLMAAARLDLAAVFVYAGSIAPGWVKLSDGTEKDITIIDSFEAVGGVKAGIMSAEDAKRIECAFAPGEGSCGGMYTANTMASVAEALGMSLPGSASPAAADRRRDYFARKSGEAVVALLRTGTTARDILTKEAFENAIAVAMAFGGSTNVILHLLAIANEAEVDLTIDDFNRIGDTIPHIGDLKPFGKYVMNDVDRHGGVPAVMKALLDAGLLHGDCLTVTGKTVAENLAEMDIAPLDGEVIRTLDNPIHATGGLTILKGSLAPEGAVVKTAGFDASVFEGPARVFERERGAMDALTEGRIEKGDVVVIRYEGPKGGPGMREMLAITAAIKGAGLGKDVLLLTDGRFSGGTTGLCIGHIAPESVDAGPIAFVRDGDPIRVDIAARSIDLLVDESELAARREGWAPLPPRYTRGVLAKYAKLVRSAAEGAVTG